The Aspergillus luchuensis IFO 4308 DNA, chromosome 4, nearly complete sequence DNA window AATCCCCTGCGCCAGCACCCGCTTGGCCGTTGGTTCGCTCGAGGTTAATGTGGCTAAAACGAATATCACTCCTGTAACGGTTACGAGTAATATCACTCAGAACCTTTGGCGCGCAACCAGTAATCAATTCCGCACGATCGTGACAACTCGATTGACCCTCCTTGATGGCCTCAGCGAAGGCATAGCGGAAATCCGTCTCAGACATTAGGGAGACACCCATGGAAAGGAACTTATCACCCATGGTTTCGTCGGTGCGATCAATGTAACCCAAGCCCATGAGGGGACTGTAGGCAATAACCGAGCCAACAACTCCACGCTTCCGCCTATTAAGCGCTAGACCAGCCATGTACATGTTGGCTGCCGCATAGGTGCTTTGCCCTGTGTTACCGACGACGCCCGCAATCGAGGAAaacatgatgaagaagtccagAGCAGTATCGTAGAAAGCTTCATCCAGTAATTTGCTCCCAAGCACTTTGGGTTTCATCGACCGTTCCATGCTCTCAAATTCTACGTGGTCGAATTGCACGTCCTCCATGATCATGGCACCATTAGCCACACCGGCGATTGGGGGCATGCTGCGCCTGATCTGTCGGAGACAGCGTTGAAGAGAGTCGCGACAGGTGATGTCCCTAACGTAAAATCTGGATCAGTATAATTCATAGTCAGAGAAGATAGGAAATATTACAGTGAGAGCGCTCGAACAGTTGCGCCTAGATCTTCAGCCTTGCGAAGGAACGCAGGAGTAATTTTGGGGTTACGGCTTGCCAGGACAATGCAACCAGCCCCTTTACGAGCCATCCAGTGGCAAAGGGACTGACCAACTTCTCCAGTGAGACCAATCATGAGATAGGTTCGATCGCGGCGGAAAATTGGGTCAGCGTCAAGTTGTCTTAGATGAACAGGCACCGCGGGAACGTTCCAGTCAACCAGCTGGATGGCTTCTCTCACCGGATTGTGGAACGAGACCTCACCCAGCGGAATAGGATCGATTAACTCCAAGGCCAAGCTAGACGTGGAGGCTGACTGCCACGCATTTTGGAGAAGTTCACTGAGGACAGCCGGCCCAATCCCCGAGCGGGTGTATAGCTGGTTAGCGAAAAACGTAGTCGCCGAGGCATGCACGCCATGCGGGGGGACACAACCTGCAATGGCATCTGCCACGCGGGCACCCAAACCATTAGGGGCCTCGAGGTTGACAAAAGCAGAGACCTCGCTAGGCATCTTTTCTCTGACTAGGCGAGCGGGAAGGGCAGGGTGCAAGTACGTCCAGTTGGAGTTACGGCCAGACTGGCAAGTGGTGAACCACACATCAAGCCGGTCTTTCTCCGCGGCATCCAAAAGAGCGGCATGGAGCAAATCGTCTGGTTCATGAACCACTAGGGTACCATTCTTGGGTACCATAGCCAGCATCTGCTGGGTGACAATGTGGGTGGCTACGGTAATCAGAGCCAAGCGTCCAACCTCAGGGGAAAATGGCAACTCGATCTCCCAACCAGGCTCCACGGGTGTTGGAGACTCAGAAGACTGAGTCAAAGCCAAAACCATAGCTTGGGAATCATCCTGTCTTGTGCCAATGCAGAGCATGAAAGAGCCATTTGAGCCAAGCTTGAGGAACTGCAGTATAGATTGGCACACACGGATTGTTGGCAGTGTCGCGGCAACCCGCAAGGACGAAACCTCCTCCAACTGGTAAGATTCACCTGTGCTGGCCAATCGTAGAGTCGACACGAATGGGTTGACCTCGTGCATAATGGGCCGACGGACAGAGTTGAACCGCAGATTCTCCACCTCATTTGAATACAGGCGCGGGATAAGAGTCTGCTGGCCTTCTACTGCCACTTCGTTCTCATAACTCCATAGCAGCTTCTCAGTGGAGTTGTCCGCCGACCAAGTAAGAAGTAGTTGGTGTTTCAACAACGTCTCACACACCAGACATGCAGTGCCCGGATTGATAGAATCCACATCCAGCAACTGCACGTTTAGGTCTATCTTTTCCATTCGGACCACTCGCACGATGCCAGAAATCATAGTAGAATACGGGTCGCTAAAGCGAGCACCCTTGGTAACCCATAATACCCTTGCTGCCTGGTTCCAAAGTAACTTCAAAGCCTCCAACTTGTTGGCAGTCCACAACTTCATTACTGGGCCATCCAGGTCGGCGAGACTAAGCACGGTAGctttggatggaatggaCGAAGTAATCAGGGCCTCGAGGGAATGAAGACGAGTCACGACTGGAAATTTGGTCGATAGCAGAGTAGCAATCTGCTCTACTAACTGCACGGTGGCCAAAGACCTACCACCAATAATAACTAAGGGTGGCATCTCTTCTGGGAGCTCTACTGATGCACCCAACGGATTCCGCAATAGCCGCACACGTTCATCCTCCGCTTGCGCAGCCCAAACCGGGATATCATGGAGAACATCTTCCACGGGGGTGCAGGTGTCAATGCCAGAAAATTGGCATTGGCCCAGGAGGTTGTTCCAACTGTCTAATGTTAGCCGCCCAGAATCAGCGCCGCTCCACCATTCCGGGCAATCGCTCATGATAAGACCGAGGCGCAATGAATCATCCGCGAGAGGACTGGCGCTTATAAGATATCCACCAGGCTTCAACAATTGACGGATATTGGACAAAACCTGCTCCTGGTTCCTGGCCGTCTGGAGACCATTACCTACCAGAACGAGGTCATATTTTCCGGCGGTAAAGCCTTGAGCGGTAGGAGCCTGGTACATATCGAATGTCTTGAAGATCATGCGATCTGCGTACTGATAGAAGCGAAACTCGGCCTCACTGAAGAGGTTATCGGACACATCGGTAAAGGTgtacgaggagaaggaggtccCCAGCGAGGAAACGATCATTTCAGTCATGGCTCCGTTTCCGGATCCTGTATAATATTAGCGTCGTCTTCCAAGCCGAACAGTAGATATACCAATTTCGAGGATATGCATGTGCGCGTAACGGTGGTTGATCTGCTTGACCAAATCGGCCAGACGCTCATGGACCCGCTTTATTGTGGGGGCCTCCTCATTCATGGAGATATAGTGCGCCAGAATGCCCTGTTCATGAACGAGGCCGGGAAGGCTCGGGCCAATCTCCGCTGCCAATTTTGCTTCCACAGAGTCCGGATGACTGTTATCAAAATTAGTGTCCAAACGGTCCCTAGGGATTGCGTCGCCGAGGTGTACTTACCGGCAGCTCAATTGCTCAATGAGCTGCTCTGAGTCGGAGATCCATTCTTTAGCAATGAAGGGGTGCTTGCCTACCGAGACCCGATCGATAACAGATGCTGCCCACTTGAGCAGCTGCTGATGGTGTGGCAGCGCCTTGCTTCGGTGCGTCGGAGTACACATCTCGCACAATCTGCGCAGGTAATACAGGGAGATTCGCTCCACATCTCCTGTCACTGCTGGATTCAGAGATACGGAGGCCTTGCCATCCCCCGTATTCGCACCATTGGGGAGTGCCGGTAGCCACTTTATGTGGCCCAGCAGCTGATTATCGTCCTGAGCTTGGGCAGGACTGAATGGTGCTAGCACGATGCCTTCTGCCTGGAGAAAGCTATGCTTACGGTCTTGGGtaagaagatggaaagacCCCTCAATTATGTTAGATACCTGATCCGCAACGTGGCTTTCCCACGGAATTATCTTTTGCTTCGAGCAAAGTCTAGGCGTCGTTGGATGCTGGTAATTCCTTGGAAGGGCGGAGAGTACTGATAGCCGACGTTTCTCATTTCCGAATAGAACCTTCCGGGGTTTTGCTCGTTCATATTGTAGTAGTCATCATGCTCGAGTAGCGGCAGTTTCTCGGGATTAGATCTGCCCAATTCGACTTCTATGGAGCCTTCAACATTTACCCGCAACGACAATTCTCCTTGGGGTGCTGACTCAACCGTAAATTGGGCTTTGATATGCGAGTCATTGAAGGCCAAGTTTTGCAAACTGGAGATACATTCAATGCTGGAACTGTCATCGTCGAATACAATTGGGCGTTTTAGCACTAAATCAGTCAACCGGAATAGTGCTATGGCAGCATCCCCAGCCACCGCTTTAATTGCTTCCAGCGCCATGACAATGTATGCAGTAGCAGGTAGAATCAGCTGGTTTTGCAGTCGATGCCCCTGTAGCCATGGTATCTCTGTTGGCTTCAAGATGTTCTTCCATTGTGCATTACCGGGGCTTCTCGTGGTAGTCAGACATGAACCTAACAATGTATTTGGATATGCGTCTGACAATCTGTTAGCCTTCCATGTGCGACATTCCACCCAGTAACGATTTTGGTGGTCAAATGGGTAGCTTGGGAGATCGACAAGGAGAGTCTTAGGTTCTTTGTCACCGGCAAGAGCGCTCTCCAGCCCATCGAAGTCAACCACACCCGTTCCCAGCTGGGTCCAAAGATATCCCACAGCGGTAGATAGCTCATCTACGTCATCCTTTCCACGGCCAAGAAGTCCAGTATACGGAATCTGCGTTTGCACCTCCCCTAGCGAATCCAACGCAGGACCCTTGAGTGCCGGGTGAGGGCCCACTTCAATTGCGATGTCAAGTGTCTGGATCTCCTTGGCAGCTCTGGTGATGGCCGGTAAGAAAAGCACAGTCTGTACCATATTGTGAACCCAGTAATCGGGGGTCAGATTGTTGGCATCCATGATAGTATCACGGTAAACACTGGAGAACCACGTTGGTCGGTCTCCCAAAGGCTGTTGGACTGAAATACCACAGCGCTCCATAGCCTCGAGATATGGATTGGCGCAAGGCAGCATGTGGTCTGAATGATAAGCCGTATCTACCCGTAGACGACGAGCAAATTTGCCTTGGCTAGTGCAGACGTCTACCACTGTCTGAACAACGTCCTCATCCCCGGACAGGGTAATGCTAGATCCCGAGTTTAGCGCCGCGATGGATATTTTGCCCTTGATTTCCTCCCGAATTTCCTCTTGATCAAAAACCTCTTGCACATCTTCTGCTGACACACCGATAGCGGCCATGCCACCCTTCGCACCacttggagaagctgcgaGCTTGGCACAGACACCACGGAGATATGCCACGCGGATAGCATCACAGGTTGACAGGAGACCAGCGGCATATGCTGCACCAATTTCACCTGAATTTCACTTAGCATAGATCGTACTATACTGGGTGAATATTGCAAACATACCCGAAGAATGCCCGACGACTGCGTCAAGTTTGATCCCTGCTGCTTGAAGGAGATCAACCAGGACAATCTGGACAGCGGTGCAAAGAGGCTGAGATATAGCCGCTTCCAAGACCCTTGAGGACTCCCCTGTGGCCAAAATCTGGTCACTAATTTTCCAATCCGGGCGGTCATCTTCAGGGAGAGTGGCGAGACATTCATCTAAGAAAGCAATTTTATCGCGCACAAAGCTCGACGACTCCAGCAGGCGGGCACCCATCCGGGGCCATTGAGCACCTTGACCAGTAAATACTGCCAAAAGGCGAGGCTCAGTCGATTGGGTGGACCGAACACTCAGGTCCGCGGGCTCGGCATGTAAGACACTACCCATTTGGGCGATAATGCTCTCATAATCCCGCCCAGTGATGGCCTTCCTGTAAGGCAAAGTTGAGCGGTGATGTTGCAGCGTCCATGCAAGATCACGAAGGCTGGTTTCGGGCCTATCTACCAGGTAGTCGCGATGTTTGGAAATCATTTTCCGCAGAGAGGTGACTGAGTTCGCAGAAAAGAGTAAGGGCGTGTATAGTGTGGTTGATTGAGACGGTGCGGACATGATTGTCTCCGGAGGTACGTAAGACTCCATTATCGCATGGGCATTGGTGCCACCAAACCCTATTTTTGCGCTTTAGCCTTCTTGCATCATCGTGTGGTTATCTACTGATAAAAAAACGGCAATTGCCTTACCGAAACTGTTAACACTCGCTCTCCGCACCTGCGTAGGCTTCAGCGCCGGCCACTCCTTGACGGAGGTTGGGACTTCAAAGGCGCCGTAGAATGGGTGGATGTCAGGATTGAGCTCATTAAAGTGCATATTTGGAGGTATTTGTCCATGCTGTAGGGCCAGTGAAGTGCTAATGACACTGGCAAGTCCCGCCGCGCCCTCCGTATGACCGATATGTGTCTTGATTGAGCCTACCAACAGCTTCTGCTCTGGTTCCGTCTCCTTCGTGAAGAAGGCATGATATATAGCGGTTGCCTCTTGCGGATCTCCCGCCTTGGT harbors:
- a CDS encoding type I polyketide synthase (COG:I;~EggNog:ENOG410PIJA;~InterPro:IPR016036,IPR016035,IPR001227,IPR014043, IPR018201,IPR016039,IPR032821,IPR020807,IPR042104, IPR014030,IPR014031,IPR020841;~PFAM:PF16197,PF14765,PF00109,PF02801,PF00698;~SMCOG1093:Beta-ketoacyl synthase;~antiSMASH:Cluster_4.12;~go_function: GO:0004315 - 3-oxoacyl-[acyl-carrier-protein] synthase activity [Evidence IEA];~go_function: GO:0016740 - transferase activity [Evidence IEA];~go_function: GO:0016746 - transferase activity, transferring acyl groups [Evidence IEA];~go_process: GO:0006633 - fatty acid biosynthetic process [Evidence IEA]), which gives rise to MDKSKEPIAIVGSACRFPGGCDTPSKLWEMLKQQRDVLQKIPKDRFNTDPFYHPEPTHHGTSNAQFSYLLEQDIGEFDANFFNILPKEAECIDPQQRLLMETVYDGITAAGLPMETLRGSNTAVYVGQMCDDWPGMLQTQLDESPPYMATGSSRSIVANRVSYFFDWHGPCMNIDTACSSSLVAIHEAVQTLRSGQSGIAVAAGVNILISPMYYISESNLRMLSSEGRCRMWDAAGDGYGRGEGIACVVLKTLSQAQRDNDHIECIIRETGVNQDGRTSGITMPSNIAQAQLIRDTYRRAGLDVHNPLDQPQFFHAHGTGTKAGDPQEATAIYHAFFTKETEPEQKLLVGSIKTHIGHTEGAAGLASVISTSLALQHGQIPPNMHFNELNPDIHPFYGAFEVPTSVKEWPALKPTQVRRASVNSFGFGGTNAHAIMESYVPPETIMSAPSQSTTLYTPLLFSANSVTSLRKMISKHRDYLVDRPETSLRDLAWTLQHHRSTLPYRKAITGRDYESIIAQMGSVLHAEPADLSVRSTQSTEPRLLAVFTGQGAQWPRMGARLLESSSFVRDKIAFLDECLATLPEDDRPDWKISDQILATGESSRVLEAAISQPLCTAVQIVLVDLLQAAGIKLDAVVGHSSGEIGAAYAAGLLSTCDAIRVAYLRGVCAKLAASPSGAKGGMAAIGVSAEDVQEVFDQEEIREEIKGKISIAALNSGSSITLSGDEDVVQTVVDVCTSQGKFARRLRVDTAYHSDHMLPCANPYLEAMERCGISVQQPLGDRPTWFSSVYRDTIMDANNLTPDYWVHNMVQTVLFLPAITRAAKEIQTLDIAIEVGPHPALKGPALDSLGEVQTQIPYTGLLGRGKDDVDELSTAVGYLWTQLGTGVVDFDGLESALAGDKEPKTLLVDLPSYPFDHQNRYWVECRTWKANRLSDAYPNTLLGSCLTTTRSPGNAQWKNILKPTEIPWLQGHRLQNQLILPATAYIVMALEAIKAVAGDAAIALFRLTDLVLKRPIVFDDDSSSIECISSLQNLAFNDSHIKAQFTVESAPQGELSLRVNVEGSIEVELGRSNPEKLPLLEHDDYYNMNEQNPGRFYSEMRNVGYQYSPPFQGITSIQRRLDFARSKR